The Bacteroidales bacterium region CCTTTTGTTACTGTGGACGAAGTTTCCGGAGAGAACAATATGCAGGATGTTTCAGCAAAAGAAATGTTAGATTGGGGTAAACATCAGCTTCTCCTGCGATCGGGAAAAGTTCTGGAACGACAGGAAGGTTACGTCAGTCTACCGGATTCATTACTTGAACTGAATCCCAATAAGCAATATCTGGGAAGTCCTTATACATTTTATTCGCGATACCGTTTTCGCTACCGGAACCAGTTGTCTTTGGGCGTCACGATGGAGAAAGATGCCGGAGAACAATTTTTCAGCGGGAGTAACCCGTATGGCTTTGATTTTAACTCCGGCCACTTCTTCCTGTCAAATACAAAATGGATCGACCGGCTGGTAATAGGCGATTATAAAGTGCGTTACGGGCAGGGATTGGTTGCCTGGACCGGATTTACGATCAACAAATCGCCCATGGTCATGAATATGATGAAAAATATTCACCGGATTGATCCATATACTTCTAAAAATGAAAACCTCTATTTTCGGGGGGTGGCTTTGGAGAAAAAATTTGGAGACTTCAGGGGGTCTTTTTTTTATTCAAACCGGAATCTTGATGCCAATGTTCTTCATCGTTCTGATACCGGAGGCCTGGTTGTTTCTTCCCTGCTAAATACAGGCTATCACAGACTGCCGAGGGAGCTGGAGGATGAAAACGTGTTGAATGAACAGATAACGGGTGGTAGCTTTTCCTTGAATCAGCCTACTTTCAGGGTATCCATAAACTTCATGGATTGGGTTTTAGATGGTGAGTTACAAAAAACAGACCGCCCATACAAGATGTTTGATTTTTCCGGGAGCCACAATTCGAACCTCAGTGTTGACTACCGCTTATCTCTTGGCCGGTTCTATTTTTTCGGGGAGGAGGCATTGAGCAATGGGGGAGGGTTGGCTTTTTTGAATGGTTGTTACGGACAATTATCATCGGCAATGGGTGTTGTATTGCTGCACCGTTCCTACGATAGAGATTATCAAGCCTTTTATTCCGGGGCTTTCGGCGAGAAAACCGGTAACCGGAATGAATCGGGTTTGTATATGGGTGCCAATGCGGGTATTCTGCCTAACTTGACACTTAAGGGTTATATGGATGTATATCGTTTTCCGTGGCTGAGTTATTTAACTGATGGTCCATCTGAAGGATGGGATTGCATGGTAGATATGGAATATGAATTTGGGGATCGGTCATCGGTGAATTTCCGTTTTCGCCGCAGCGAGGATATGGAGAATTATTTGGGTCCGAACAGTAAAATTGTCCGCCTGATGGATTATAAAAAAACGAATATAAGGGGCCATTTGCGTTACAGGATTACTGACAAACTTGTTTTACAGAATCGCATTGAAAAGGTTTTTGTTCGATCTTCAGAATTTTCTTCGGGTTTAATGTTTTATCAGGATATCTCTTTTAAGCCTGAGAATGCGCCTCTGGGTTTTGATATTCGTTATGCCGTATTTGATACCGATAGTTATAAAGACCGGATCTATGCTTACGAAAATGATGTTTTATATGCTTTTTCCGTACCTGCCTACTATGGCAAAGGGTACAGAGCTTATATCAATCTGAAGTACGTTTATAAAAATTCGGATTGGTGGCTGAAACTTGCCCGTACCGGTTATACCGACAGGGAGACTATTGGGACGGGGTTGAATCAGATTGACGGTAATTCCAAAACAACCGTTACTTTTCAGGTAGGCCTGAAATTTTAAACAGTATGGCTTATTTCTTGATTTTAATGTCTTTGATATTGAGCTGAAGGGTACGGTTTCCGCGGAAATTATTCTCTTCTACCGAGAAGCATATATCAAAAGGTTTGCCTTTGTGGATGTCGGAATAGTGATCAGCCTGTTGAAAGGCAATTCCCGGAAATAATTTTCCGGGATTATTTTTCTGCACCAATGAAAGTTTCATGTGTTCTTTATTGGGGCCAACCAAACGGGCCTCGCCGGTATCTTTTACATCTCTGGCTACAAATAGGGGTG contains the following coding sequences:
- a CDS encoding helix-hairpin-helix domain-containing protein, producing the protein MNSRLIFTMVYCLLFGTAISQETEMLNSNIEDLIESVIVDNEVEQDISVIAEDLNYYLTHPLNLNAASSEDLSRLHMLNPFQIKSLQDYIRKNGSLLSIYELPLVFGFSTELAGKLQPFVTVDEVSGENNMQDVSAKEMLDWGKHQLLLRSGKVLERQEGYVSLPDSLLELNPNKQYLGSPYTFYSRYRFRYRNQLSLGVTMEKDAGEQFFSGSNPYGFDFNSGHFFLSNTKWIDRLVIGDYKVRYGQGLVAWTGFTINKSPMVMNMMKNIHRIDPYTSKNENLYFRGVALEKKFGDFRGSFFYSNRNLDANVLHRSDTGGLVVSSLLNTGYHRLPRELEDENVLNEQITGGSFSLNQPTFRVSINFMDWVLDGELQKTDRPYKMFDFSGSHNSNLSVDYRLSLGRFYFFGEEALSNGGGLAFLNGCYGQLSSAMGVVLLHRSYDRDYQAFYSGAFGEKTGNRNESGLYMGANAGILPNLTLKGYMDVYRFPWLSYLTDGPSEGWDCMVDMEYEFGDRSSVNFRFRRSEDMENYLGPNSKIVRLMDYKKTNIRGHLRYRITDKLVLQNRIEKVFVRSSEFSSGLMFYQDISFKPENAPLGFDIRYAVFDTDSYKDRIYAYENDVLYAFSVPAYYGKGYRAYINLKYVYKNSDWWLKLARTGYTDRETIGTGLNQIDGNSKTTVTFQVGLKF